A single region of the Brachypodium distachyon strain Bd21 chromosome 3, Brachypodium_distachyon_v3.0, whole genome shotgun sequence genome encodes:
- the LOC100827088 gene encoding uncharacterized protein LOC100827088 isoform X1, with translation MISTVKIPTSRPQQKTFSSPHSRSFLSSSSLRDPVLSHAAALTHALRYPTTQAPIKPDVALKSPLQPTAAVPVARLHRRRLLNPPTAPPLTRIAPIARPVLPSRVKPPAFSTPSAIVDVEFLSSPSRSGPEPWVLQGGLAGEMSRGRSPEPLDFFIWTVEEETWFAYLKGNLTAGDCIWYPFISLYLIRFYTSLEFSKATLGLNLGCIVLTLCWFFIEIGLCSARLRRPPVVDEFTVEADDDDDEEMLPPHEPFCRNSKSSKGDLEGVASLANSGLDVYAHNIETVRSLQRVVRDPRAGGQYYQQDKDMSWLISSLHQIYSRRYLLRRSALELFMVDRSNFFFDFRRAKQILKRTQLMERWANWEISNFEYLMELNTLAGRSYNDITQYPVFPWIIPDYQSKVLNLDDPSTYRDLSKGRGSFLESR, from the exons ATGATCTCAACCGTCAAAATCCCCACATCTCGTCCACAGCAAAAGACCTTTTCCTCTCCACACTCCCGTAGCTttctttcctcttcctccctccgCGATCCCGTTCTCTCGCACGCTGCTGCTCTCACTCACGCGCTGCGCTACCCAACTACGCAAGCTCCAATCAAGCCCGATGTGGCGCTAAAATCTCCTCTACAGCCCACCGCCGCGGTTCCCGTAGCTCGGCTgcaccgccggcgcctcctcaATCCCCCAACAGCTCCGCCTctcacgcgcatcgcccccatCGCCCGTCCTGTTCTACCCAGTCGCGTAAAACCCCCTGCGTTTTCCACCCCGTCCGCAATCGTTGACGTTGAATTTCTGAG CTCACCATCTAGATCTGGCCCTGAACCTTGGGTCTTGCAGGGGGGGTTGGCTGGCGAGATGAGCCGTGGGCGGTCTCCGGAGCCGCTGGATTTCTTCATCTGGACTGTCGAG GAGGAAACATGGTTTGCTTATCTAAAAGGAAACCTTACCGCAGGAGATTGTATCTGGTATCCCTTTATTTCTTTGTATCTAATAAG ATTCTACACGAGCTTGGAGTTCAGCAAAGCAACATTGGGCCTTAATTTGGGTTGTATTGTGTTGACCCTGTGCTGGTTCTTCATCGAGATTGGATTGTGTTCAGCGAGGCTGCGTCGACCGCCGGTGGTGGATGAGTTCACTGTTGAAGCggatgacgacgatgacgaggagATGCTGCCGCCGCACGAGCCATTTTGCCGAAACAGTAAGAGCTCTAAAG GTGACCTGGAGGGGGTTGCATCTTTGGCGAACTCCGGTCTAGATGTGTATGCCCACAATATTGAAACTGTGAGGAGTCTGCAGAGAGTAGTTAGAGATCCTCGAGCAGG TGGCCAATATTACCAGCAAGATAAAGACATGAGTTGGTTGATCTCTTCTCTACATCAGATATATAGCAGGAg ATACTTGTTACGGCGAAGTGCTTTGGAATTATTTATGGTAGATAGGTCAAATTTCTTCTTTGATTTCAGG AGAGCCAAGCAAATCCTTAAAAGAACTCAATTGATGGAGCGCTGGGCTAACTGGGAG ATTAGCAATTTTGAGTACTTGATGGAACTGAACACTCTTGCTGGTCGCAGTTATAATGACATAACTCAG TATCCTGTTTTCCCTTGGATAATACCTGATTACCAATCCAAAGTGTTGAATCTTGATGATCCTTCTACGTACCGAGATCTTTCAAAG GGGCGTGGATCGTTTCTGGAAAGCAGATGA
- the LOC100827088 gene encoding uncharacterized protein LOC100827088 isoform X2, with the protein MISTVKIPTSRPQQKTFSSPHSRSFLSSSSLRDPVLSHAAALTHALRYPTTQAPIKPDVALKSPLQPTAAVPVARLHRRRLLNPPTAPPLTRIAPIARPVLPSRVKPPAFSTPSAIVDVEFLSSPSRSGPEPWVLQGGLAGEMSRGRSPEPLDFFIWTVEEETWFAYLKGNLTAGDCIWYPFISLYLIRFYTSLEFSKATLGLNLGCIVLTLCWFFIEIGLCSARLRRPPVVDEFTVEADDDDDEEMLPPHEPFCRNSKSSKGDLEGVASLANSGLDVYAHNIETVRSLQRVVRDPRAGYLLRRSALELFMVDRSNFFFDFRRAKQILKRTQLMERWANWEISNFEYLMELNTLAGRSYNDITQYPVFPWIIPDYQSKVLNLDDPSTYRDLSKGRGSFLESR; encoded by the exons ATGATCTCAACCGTCAAAATCCCCACATCTCGTCCACAGCAAAAGACCTTTTCCTCTCCACACTCCCGTAGCTttctttcctcttcctccctccgCGATCCCGTTCTCTCGCACGCTGCTGCTCTCACTCACGCGCTGCGCTACCCAACTACGCAAGCTCCAATCAAGCCCGATGTGGCGCTAAAATCTCCTCTACAGCCCACCGCCGCGGTTCCCGTAGCTCGGCTgcaccgccggcgcctcctcaATCCCCCAACAGCTCCGCCTctcacgcgcatcgcccccatCGCCCGTCCTGTTCTACCCAGTCGCGTAAAACCCCCTGCGTTTTCCACCCCGTCCGCAATCGTTGACGTTGAATTTCTGAG CTCACCATCTAGATCTGGCCCTGAACCTTGGGTCTTGCAGGGGGGGTTGGCTGGCGAGATGAGCCGTGGGCGGTCTCCGGAGCCGCTGGATTTCTTCATCTGGACTGTCGAG GAGGAAACATGGTTTGCTTATCTAAAAGGAAACCTTACCGCAGGAGATTGTATCTGGTATCCCTTTATTTCTTTGTATCTAATAAG ATTCTACACGAGCTTGGAGTTCAGCAAAGCAACATTGGGCCTTAATTTGGGTTGTATTGTGTTGACCCTGTGCTGGTTCTTCATCGAGATTGGATTGTGTTCAGCGAGGCTGCGTCGACCGCCGGTGGTGGATGAGTTCACTGTTGAAGCggatgacgacgatgacgaggagATGCTGCCGCCGCACGAGCCATTTTGCCGAAACAGTAAGAGCTCTAAAG GTGACCTGGAGGGGGTTGCATCTTTGGCGAACTCCGGTCTAGATGTGTATGCCCACAATATTGAAACTGTGAGGAGTCTGCAGAGAGTAGTTAGAGATCCTCGAGCAGG ATACTTGTTACGGCGAAGTGCTTTGGAATTATTTATGGTAGATAGGTCAAATTTCTTCTTTGATTTCAGG AGAGCCAAGCAAATCCTTAAAAGAACTCAATTGATGGAGCGCTGGGCTAACTGGGAG ATTAGCAATTTTGAGTACTTGATGGAACTGAACACTCTTGCTGGTCGCAGTTATAATGACATAACTCAG TATCCTGTTTTCCCTTGGATAATACCTGATTACCAATCCAAAGTGTTGAATCTTGATGATCCTTCTACGTACCGAGATCTTTCAAAG GGGCGTGGATCGTTTCTGGAAAGCAGATGA
- the LOC100827088 gene encoding uncharacterized protein LOC100827088 isoform X3, which produces MISTVKIPTSRPQQKTFSSPHSRSFLSSSSLRDPVLSHAAALTHALRYPTTQAPIKPDVALKSPLQPTAAVPVARLHRRRLLNPPTAPPLTRIAPIARPVLPSRVKPPAFSTPSAIVDVEFLSSPSRSGPEPWVLQGGLAGEMSRGRSPEPLDFFIWTVEEETWFAYLKGNLTAGDCIWYPFISLYLIRFYTSLEFSKATLGLNLGCIVLTLCWFFIEIGLCSARLRRPPVVDEFTVEADDDDDEEMLPPHEPFCRNSKSSKGDLEGVASLANSGLDVYAHNIETVRSLQRVVRDPRAGGQYYQQDKDMSWLISSLHQIYSRRYLLRRSALELFMVDRSNFFFDFR; this is translated from the exons ATGATCTCAACCGTCAAAATCCCCACATCTCGTCCACAGCAAAAGACCTTTTCCTCTCCACACTCCCGTAGCTttctttcctcttcctccctccgCGATCCCGTTCTCTCGCACGCTGCTGCTCTCACTCACGCGCTGCGCTACCCAACTACGCAAGCTCCAATCAAGCCCGATGTGGCGCTAAAATCTCCTCTACAGCCCACCGCCGCGGTTCCCGTAGCTCGGCTgcaccgccggcgcctcctcaATCCCCCAACAGCTCCGCCTctcacgcgcatcgcccccatCGCCCGTCCTGTTCTACCCAGTCGCGTAAAACCCCCTGCGTTTTCCACCCCGTCCGCAATCGTTGACGTTGAATTTCTGAG CTCACCATCTAGATCTGGCCCTGAACCTTGGGTCTTGCAGGGGGGGTTGGCTGGCGAGATGAGCCGTGGGCGGTCTCCGGAGCCGCTGGATTTCTTCATCTGGACTGTCGAG GAGGAAACATGGTTTGCTTATCTAAAAGGAAACCTTACCGCAGGAGATTGTATCTGGTATCCCTTTATTTCTTTGTATCTAATAAG ATTCTACACGAGCTTGGAGTTCAGCAAAGCAACATTGGGCCTTAATTTGGGTTGTATTGTGTTGACCCTGTGCTGGTTCTTCATCGAGATTGGATTGTGTTCAGCGAGGCTGCGTCGACCGCCGGTGGTGGATGAGTTCACTGTTGAAGCggatgacgacgatgacgaggagATGCTGCCGCCGCACGAGCCATTTTGCCGAAACAGTAAGAGCTCTAAAG GTGACCTGGAGGGGGTTGCATCTTTGGCGAACTCCGGTCTAGATGTGTATGCCCACAATATTGAAACTGTGAGGAGTCTGCAGAGAGTAGTTAGAGATCCTCGAGCAGG TGGCCAATATTACCAGCAAGATAAAGACATGAGTTGGTTGATCTCTTCTCTACATCAGATATATAGCAGGAg ATACTTGTTACGGCGAAGTGCTTTGGAATTATTTATGGTAGATAGGTCAAATTTCTTCTTTGATTTCAGG TAA
- the LOC100827088 gene encoding uncharacterized protein LOC100827088 isoform X4, which produces MSRGRSPEPLDFFIWTVEEETWFAYLKGNLTAGDCIWYPFISLYLIRFYTSLEFSKATLGLNLGCIVLTLCWFFIEIGLCSARLRRPPVVDEFTVEADDDDDEEMLPPHEPFCRNSKSSKGDLEGVASLANSGLDVYAHNIETVRSLQRVVRDPRAGGQYYQQDKDMSWLISSLHQIYSRRYLLRRSALELFMVDRSNFFFDFRRAKQILKRTQLMERWANWEISNFEYLMELNTLAGRSYNDITQYPVFPWIIPDYQSKVLNLDDPSTYRDLSKGRGSFLESR; this is translated from the exons ATGAGCCGTGGGCGGTCTCCGGAGCCGCTGGATTTCTTCATCTGGACTGTCGAG GAGGAAACATGGTTTGCTTATCTAAAAGGAAACCTTACCGCAGGAGATTGTATCTGGTATCCCTTTATTTCTTTGTATCTAATAAG ATTCTACACGAGCTTGGAGTTCAGCAAAGCAACATTGGGCCTTAATTTGGGTTGTATTGTGTTGACCCTGTGCTGGTTCTTCATCGAGATTGGATTGTGTTCAGCGAGGCTGCGTCGACCGCCGGTGGTGGATGAGTTCACTGTTGAAGCggatgacgacgatgacgaggagATGCTGCCGCCGCACGAGCCATTTTGCCGAAACAGTAAGAGCTCTAAAG GTGACCTGGAGGGGGTTGCATCTTTGGCGAACTCCGGTCTAGATGTGTATGCCCACAATATTGAAACTGTGAGGAGTCTGCAGAGAGTAGTTAGAGATCCTCGAGCAGG TGGCCAATATTACCAGCAAGATAAAGACATGAGTTGGTTGATCTCTTCTCTACATCAGATATATAGCAGGAg ATACTTGTTACGGCGAAGTGCTTTGGAATTATTTATGGTAGATAGGTCAAATTTCTTCTTTGATTTCAGG AGAGCCAAGCAAATCCTTAAAAGAACTCAATTGATGGAGCGCTGGGCTAACTGGGAG ATTAGCAATTTTGAGTACTTGATGGAACTGAACACTCTTGCTGGTCGCAGTTATAATGACATAACTCAG TATCCTGTTTTCCCTTGGATAATACCTGATTACCAATCCAAAGTGTTGAATCTTGATGATCCTTCTACGTACCGAGATCTTTCAAAG GGGCGTGGATCGTTTCTGGAAAGCAGATGA